In Pseudophryne corroboree isolate aPseCor3 chromosome 3 unlocalized genomic scaffold, aPseCor3.hap2 SUPER_3_unloc_34, whole genome shotgun sequence, the sequence agatactgatgtctaagtgtcgCTCCACCATCcatgacaccaagattccgcacaggatcagcattttctaactctgaacccccaagcgtaagtctggttggtaacaaagctgagctgtagccctgccctttgttggtgagcttctaccataaagacctgtttcaccagaactgagtcacagccaactggcatcacacacacctggagctcagctagacatttaggattggtactgggctctcagtacccagagcaaagaCGGGTCATCTGtacagcagtggtagatgaggacatgacatctgattatttcacccagtggtaacatgtatattgcaaaaagcataggagataggataagaaccttgaagaacaacgcatggcaatgataagtatactccagaagattaaaatggttcctcacctgagtgatgtctactgtgtgcaacaagagctgatttatttctcagagtatgaaaattacctctcacctgtgtgactttgctgatgtgtaacaagatgtgatttttgtgtataACATTTCCCGCacacagagcaagaaaatggcttctcacctatgtgactttgccgatgtgtaacaagttgtgatttccgtgtaaaacatttcccacactcagaacatggaaatggcctctcacctgtgtgacttcgctgatgtgtaacaagttgtgatttccgtgtaaaacatttcccacactcagaacatggaaatggcctctcacctgtgtgactttgctgatgtctaacaagatctgatttctgtgtaaaacatttcctgcactcagagcaagaaaaccacttctcacctgtgtgacttctctggtgtataacaagagctgatttgtttgcaaaacattttccacactcagaacatggaaatggcctctcacctgtgtgacttcgctgatgtataacaagatgtgatttgtgtgtaaaacatttcccacactcagagcaagaaaatggcctctcacctgtgtgactttgctgatgtgtaacaagttgtgatttccgtgtaaaacatttcccacactcagaacatggaaatggcctctcacctgtgtgacttcgctgatgtgtaacaagttgtgatttccgtgtaaaacatttcccacactcagaacatggaaatggcctctcacctgtgtgactttgctgatgtctaacaagatctgatttctgtgtaaaacatttcctgcactcagagcaagaaaaccacttctcacctgtgtgacttctctggtgtataacaagagctgatttgtttgcaaaacattttccacactcagaacatggaaatggcctctcacctgtgtgacttcgctgatgtataacaagatgtgatttgtgtgtaaaacatttcccacactcagagcaagaaaatggcttctcacctgtgtgacttcgctgatgtgtaataagttgtgatttccatgtaaaacatttcccacactcagaacatggaaatggcctctcacctgtgtgactttgctgatgtctaacaagatctgatttctgtgtaaaacatttcctgcactcagTGCAAGAAAACCACTTCTCACCTGTGTAACGTCTCtggtgtataacaagagctgatttgtgtgcaaaacatttcccacactcagagcaagaaaatggtttctcacctgtgtgtcttctgttatgcacaacaagatgtgatttcagtgtaaaacatttcccacactcagaacatggaaatggcttctcacctgtgtgacttcgctgatgtgtaacaagatatgatttcagtgtaaaacatttcccacactcagagcatagaaatggcttttcacctgtgtgacttctgtgatgtgtaacaagatgtgatttcagtgtaaaacatttcccacactcagaacatggaaatggcttctcacctgtgtgacttctctgatgtttaacaagatctgatttgtatgtaaaacatttcccacactcagaacatatcagtggcctttcacctgccttaactgtgtgtgggttaatatgctttgtgttctgtgtaaaacatttggcatctatagaacacggaaacactgtatctactctcagagctgtatcagatgcaccaatatcagagtgatcaggaaaacattccccaggatcagagggatcagctgatagagctggatgtataattggggtaatggggttatctcctggagaatcctgtctactgtcattatcttttatgtcacaatccggggataacattagatgtccttctgagatattcctgcttgtgtgtccatctgctggaaataaaatacattatggaaatgtgacattttctgtaacaatattaatcttgtaaacaataggagaagacgactctctgggaaacttaattgtaaatgtgtgtgtataataaaacataacttttaatgaaggctttataatattgtgtctcagactatcattgtgtccaccctcctgagaacactcacaataacaaatgtaatattataataagacttagatatatctctctcttgtactggtaactaaccatgaagtataaatggagatgtagtcactcgccaagtcctatgtcagcaccaatgtaaaaataagattttactcaccggtaaatctatttctcgtagtccgtagtggatgctgggaactccgaaaggaccatggggaatagcggctccgcaggagactgggcacaactaaagaaagctttaggtcacctggtgtgcactggttcctcccactatgaccctcctccaagcctcagttaggatactgtgcccggaagagctgacacaataaggaaggattttgaatcccgggtaagactcataccagccacaccaatcacaccgtataactatacccagttaacagtattaaaacactgagcctctcaacagatggctcaacaataacccttttgttaacaataactatgtacaagtattgcagacaatccgcactttggatgggcgcccagcatccactacggactacgagaaatagatttaccggtgagtaaaatcttattttctctaacgtcctagtggatgctgggaactccgaaaggaccatggggattataccaaagctcgcaaacgggcaggagagcgcggatgactctgcagcaccgaatgagagaacttaaggtcctcctcagccagggtatcaaatttgtagaattttgcaaacgtgtttgcccctgaccaagtagcagctcggcaaagttgtaaagccgagacccctcgggcagccgcccaagatgagccaaccttccttgtggaatgggcttttactgatttaggatgcgacagtccagccgcagaatgcgccagctgaattgtgctacaaatccagcgagcaatagtctgcttagaagcaggagcaccaagtttgttgggtgcatacaggataaatagcgagtcagttttcctgactctagccgtcctggaaacataaattttcaaggccctgactacgtccagtaacttggaatcctccaagtcccttgtagccgcaggcactacaataggttggttcaagtgaaaggctgataccaccttagggagaaactggggacgagtcctcaattctgccctatccatatggaaaatcagataagggcttttacatgacaaagccgccaattctgatacacgcctggccgaagccaaggccaataacatgaccactttccacgtgagatatttcaaatccacggtattaagtggctcaaaccaatgtgattttaggaaactcaacaccacgttaagatcccaaggtgccactggaggcacaaaagcgggctgaatatgcagcactccttttacaaatgtcagaacttcaggtagtgaagatagttctttttggaagaaaatcgacagagccgagatctgtaccttaatggagcctaattttaggcccatagtcacccctgactgtaggaagtgcagaaatcgacccagctgaaattcctctgttggggcctttctggcctaacaccaagcaacatatttccgccatatgcggtgataatgttttgcagttacatctttcctggctttaatcagcgtagaaatgacttcctccggaatgcccttttactttaggatccggcgttcaaccgccatgccgtcaaacgcagccgcggtaagtcttgaaacagacagggcccctgctgcagcaggtcctgtctgagcggcagacgccatgggtcctctgagatcatctcttgaagttccgggtaccacgctcgttttGGCCAATCCGAaatcacgagtattgttcttactcctcgttttcttattattctcagtacctttggtatgagaggcagaggagggaacacataaactgactggtacacccacagtgtcactagagcgtccacagctatcgcctgagggtcccttgacctagcgcaatatctctctagtattctgttttggcgggacgccatcatgtccacctgtggccgttcccaacgatttacaatcagtgtgaagacttctggatgaagtccccactctcccgggtggaggtcgtgcctgctgagaaagtctgcttcccagttgtccactcccggaatgaacactgctgacagtgctagtacgtgattttccgcccatctgagaatccttgtggcttctgccattgccatcctgcttcttgtgccgccctgtcggtttacatgggcgactgccgtgatgttgtctgactggatcagtaccggctggtgtagaagcaggggttttgtctgacttagggcattgtaaatggcccttagttccagaatatttatgtgtagggaagtctcctgactcgaccatagtccttggaagtttattttctgtgtgactgccccccagcctcgaaggctggcatccgttgtcaccatgacccagtcctgtatgccgaatctgcggccctctagaagatgagcactctgcagccaccacagcagagacaccctggttcttggagacagggttattaggcgatgcatctgaagatgcgatccggaccattggtccaacaggtcccactgaaagattctggcatggaacctgtcgaaaggaattgcttcgtaagaagccaccatctttcccaggactcgcgtgcagtgatgcaccgagacctgttttggtttcaggaggtctctgactagagatgacaactccttggctttctcctacaggagaaacacttttttctggactgtgtccagaatcatacccaggaacagtagacgtgtcgtcggaaccagctgtgactttggaatattcagaatccaaccgagctggtgtagcacctcctgagataatgctactcctaccaacaactgctccctggatctcgcctttattaggagatcgtccaagtatgggataattaaaactccctttttttgaaggagtatcatcttttccgccattaccttggtaaacaccctcgatgccgtgaacagtccaaacggcagcatctggaattgataatggcaatcctgtaccacaaatctgaggtactcctggtgaggatggtaaatggggacatgcaggtaagcatccttgatgtccagggataccatgtaatccccctcgtccaggcttgcaataaccgccctgagcgattccatcttgaacttgaatttttttatgtacttgttcaaggatttcaaatttaaaatgggtctcaccgaaccgtctggtttcggtaccacaaacagtgtggaatagtaaccccgtccttgttgaagtaggggcaccttgattatcacctgctgggaatacagcttgtgaattgctgctagcacagcctccctgtctgagggagtaatcggcaaggcagattttaggaaccggtggggtggagacgcctcaaattccagtttgtacccctgagatactatttgaaggatccagggatccacctgtgagcgagcccactgatcgctgaaatttttgaggcggccccccaccgttcctgctccgcctgtggagccccactgtcatgcggcggacttggaagaagcgggggaggacttttgctcctgggaacctgctgtttgttgcagcctttttcccttacttctgcctctggacagaaggaCCCGCCTTtttctcgcctgtttttctgggtccgaaaggactgtacctgataaaacggcgccttcttaggctgtgagggaacatggggtaaaaatgctgacttcccagctgttgctgtggaaactaggtccgagagaccatccccgaataactcctcacccttataaggcaaaacttccatgtgccttttagaatctgcatcccctgtccactgccgagtccataaacctctcctgacagaaatggacaatgcacttattttagatgccagccggcaagtctccctctgtgcatctctcatgtataagactgagtcttttatatgctctatggttagcagagtagtgtccctgtctagggtgtcaatattttctgacagggagtctgaccacgcagctgcagcactgcacatccatgctgacgcaatagctggtctaagtataatgcctgagtgtgtatatacagacttcaggatcgcttcctgcttcctatctgcaggctccttgaggacggccgtatccggagacggtagtgccacctttttagacaaacgtgtgagcgctttatccaccctaggaggtgtttctcaacgtgccctatcctctggcgggaaagggaacgccattagtaactttttagagattaccaatcttttatcggggaaagcccacgcttcttcacacacttcatttaattcttccgatgggggaaaaactacaggtagttttttctccccaaacataataccctttttagtggtacctggctttatatcagaaatgtgtaacacctctttattgcctcaatcatgcaacgaatggccttagtggacattagattagactcatcgtcgtcgacactggtatcagtatccgtgtcgacatctgcgtctgccatctgaggtagcgggcgttttagagcccctgatggcctttgagacgcctgggcaggcacgagctgagaagccggctgtcccgcatttggcatgtcgtcaaattttttgtgtaaggagtcgacacttgcacgtaattccttccataagaccatccactcaggtgtctgccccgcagggggtgacatcacttctataggcatctgctccgcctccacataattttcctcatcaaacatgtcgacacagccgtaccgacacaccgcacacacacagggaatgctctaacagaggacaggaccccacaaaagccctttggggagacagagtgagagtatgccagcagacaccagagcgctatataatgcatggactaactgaattatgtcccctatagctgctattatatttactgcgcctaaatttagtgccccccctctcttttttacccttttctgtagtgcagactgcaggggagagccagggagcttccttccagcggagctgtgagggagaaatggcgccagtgtgctgagggagatagctccgcccctttttcgctgacttttctcccgctttttaatggattctggcgggggtatttatcacatatatagcctctggggctatatattgtgatatatttgccagccaaggtgttaatattgctgctcagggcgcccccccccccccagcgccctgcaccctcagtgaccggagtgtgaggtgtacatgaggagcaatggcgcacagctgcagtgctgtgtgctaccttggtgaagactgatgtcttctgcagccgattttccggacctcttcttgcttctagctctgtaagggggacggcggcgcggctccaggaacgaacaccaaggccatttccatgcggtcgatccctctggagctaatggtgtccagtagcctaagaagcccaagctagctgcaagcaggtaggttcgcttcttctccccttagtccctcgttgcagtgagcctgttgccagcaggtctcactgtaaaataaaaaacctaaaatatactttctttctaggagctcaggagagcccctagtgtgcatccagctcggtcgggcacaaaaatctaactgaggcttggaggagggtcatagtgggaggagccagtgcacaccaggtgacctaaagctttctttagttgtgcccagtctcctgcggagccgctattccccatggtcctttcggagttcccagcatccactaggacgttagagaaactatggatggggaacatatcgtatgaattggagattctagatgaacaataacatcagtcatatgagctgatggatcagagaaatgtctcctaacgttactcctggaagcattggtaaggtagtattcctttatgtgtgtgctcatacgctggtaagcctgtacatgtgttactcacccttatataaggtatattgctacagcagagtaggtgtggaacaaggtattttatatgcaatacaccatataatacactgtaatcatcatcatctgctaggttataatctactttctcttacgtcctagagaatgctggggtccatttagtaccatggggtagagacgggtcctttgggagccactggcactttaatagtttaatagtgtgggctggcccctccctctatgcccctcctaccagactcagtttagaaaatgtgcacggaggagccagtcacagctaggggagctcctaggagttttcttattttattttctagagttagttaggttacaggaaggctgctggtaacagcctccctgcttcgtgggacttaggaaggggggagtaggaaccaacttcctgaagagttaatggttctctactctgctgacaggacactgagctcctgagggtgctgatcgcaagcccatgaggcgactgctcaatcccgcagcacggccgccaccccctaacagagccagaagaaagtaaagtggtgagtacagcgccggtagcccggttagcgggtcaccggcgggtatggcggcacaagggtgggagcgcagctctaacaggctgcgctccaggaaggctcagcaacacacagtgtaggcgctttgaaaggcgtcctgagccagcgcagaaaaccctacactggtcacgcagataacaggggctaatccccctgttatcactaaaatcctcaggccagtataaacaattagtgcgggaagccgctcgacattacaaggggcggggcttcctctcagagcggatccagcactcaccagcgccattttctccctgcagatcataggaactaggacactgacagggagcgctgccctccctattaaggttagtcagtcagcgccgggcttttatcataataactgcctacaggggcgctgtgtggctggctccttatactctgtgactctctgaaggtactctgggggaaactgtgtctgacattttcctgtgtgtgtgtgtgtaagtgtgcatatccacattaccatgtctaaggactctgtgtcctgtgctgcagagtgtgtatcttctcctg encodes:
- the LOC134984086 gene encoding gastrula zinc finger protein XlCGF26.1-like, which encodes MLSPDCDIKDNDSRQDSPGDNPITPIIHPALSADPSDPGECFPDHSDIGASDTALRVDTVFPCSIDAKCFTQNTKHINPHTVKAGERPLICSECGKCFTYKSDLVKHQRSHTGEKPFPCSECGKCFTLKSHLVTHHRSHTGEKPFLCSECGKCFTLKSYLVTHQRSHTGEKPFPCSECGKCFTLKSHLVVHNRRHTGEKPFSCSECGKCFAHKSALVIHQRRYTGEKWFSCTECRKCFTQKSDLVRHQQSHTGERPFPCSECGKCFTWKSQLITHQRSHTGEKPFSCSECGKCFTHKSHLVIHQRSHTGERPFPCSECGKCFANKSALVIHQRSHTGEKWFSCSECRKCFTQKSDLVRHQQSHTGERPFPCSECGKCFTRKSQLVTHQRSHTGERPFPCSECGKCFTRKSQLVTHQQSHTGERPFSCSECGKCFTHKSHLVIHQRSHTGERPFPCSECGKCFANKSALVIHQRSHTGEKWFSCSECRKCFTQKSDLVRHQQSHTGERPFPCSECGKCFTRKSQLVTHQRSHTGERPFPCSECGKCFTRKSQLVTHRQSHIGEKPFSCSVCGKCYTQKSHLVTHQQSHTGER